A section of the Apodemus sylvaticus chromosome 10, mApoSyl1.1, whole genome shotgun sequence genome encodes:
- the Tob1 gene encoding protein Tob1: protein MQLEIQVALNFIISYLYNKLPRRRVNIFGEELERLLKKKYEGHWYPEKPYKGSGFRCIHVGEKVDPVIEQAAKESGLDIDDVRSNLPQDLSVWIDPFEVSYQIGEKGPVKVLYVDDSSENGCELDKEIKNSFNPEAQVFMPISDPASSVSSSPSPPFGHSAAVSPTFMPRSTQPLTFTTATFAATKFGSTKMKNSGRSSKVARTSPINLGLTVSDLLKQKAISSSVHSLYGLGLGSQQPQPQQPQQQPQQSSQPPPPPPPPQQQQQQQQQQQQQTSALSPNAKEFIFPNMQGQGSSTNGMFPGDSPLNLSPLQYSNAFDVFAAYGGLNEKSFVDGLNFSLNNMQYSNQQFQPVMAN, encoded by the coding sequence ATGCAGCTTGAAATCCAAGTAGCACTAAATTTTATCATTTCCTACTTGTACAATAAGCTTCCCAGGAGACGTGTCAACATTTTCGGCGAAGAGCTTGAAAGACTTCTTAAGAAGAAATATGAAGGGCACTGGTATCCTGAAAAGCCATACAAAGGCTCAGGGTTTAGATGTATACATGTTGGGGAGAAAGTGGACCCGGTGATCGAGCAAGCGGCCAAAGAGAGTGGTTTGGACATTGACGATGTTCGCAGCAATCTGCCGCAGGATCTGAGCGTTTGGATCGACCCGTTTGAGGTTTCCTACCAGATCGGTGAAAAGGGACCAGTGAAGGTTCTGTACGTGGACGACAGTAGTGAAAACGGGTGCGAGCTGGACAAGGAGATCAAGAACAGCTTTAACCCGGAGGCCCAGGTGTTCATGCCCATAAGTGACCCGGCCTCCTCCGTGTCCAGCTCGCCCTCGCCTCCCTTCGGCCACTCTGCTGCTGTCAGCCCCACCTTCATGCCCCGGTCCACTCAGCCTTTGACCTTTACCACTGCCACTTTTGCTGCCACCAAGTTTGGCTCCACCAAAATGAAGAACAGTGGCCGAAGCAGCAAGGTAGCGCGCACTTCTCCGATCAACCTGGGCCTGACTGTGAGCGACCTCCTGAAGCAGAAAGCCATCTCTTCCTCAGTGCACTCTCTGTATGGGCTgggcctgggcagccagcagccgcagccgcagcagcctcagcagcagccgcagcagtCATCCCAGCCGccgcctccaccaccacctccacagcagcaacagcagcagcagcagcagcaacagcagcaaaccTCTGCTCTTTCTCCCAATGCCAAGGAATTTATTTTTCCTAACATGCAGGGTCAAGGTAGTAGTACCAATGGAATGTTCCCAGGTGACAGCCCCCTTAACCTCAGTCCCCTCCAGTACAGTAATGCCTTTGATGTGTTTGCGGCCTATGGAGGCCTCAACGAGAAGTCTTTCGTAGACGGCTTGAATTTTAGCTTAAATAACATGCAGTATTCTAACCAGCAATTCCAGCCTGTTATGGCTaactaa